The following coding sequences are from one Rissa tridactyla isolate bRisTri1 chromosome 14, bRisTri1.patW.cur.20221130, whole genome shotgun sequence window:
- the LOC128917648 gene encoding adenylate cyclase type 10-like, with product MTSTRIIIVAWERNRHYGDLQKAVAFLPSLLADSSLRSNDTAQSVHGVLLFADISGFTALTEKFVQRSGVDRGTDELAQTLNEYLCDILEEFLIFGGDILKHINKVLLCDKGCTFLCVLGLPGNKLPCESLHALQSALEIFNSCSTMLKEIETMSVAVTRGTMFCGVTGHPLRHEYTVLGQKVNLAARMMVHYPGLVSCDAVTYAASRLPASYFKELPEREMKGLRQPGPVYQYVGVT from the exons atgacgTCGACGAGAATCATAATCGTCG cctgggagaggaatcgtcactacggggacctgcagaaagcagtcgctttcctcccctcgctccttgctgatagctccctcaggagcaacgacaccgctcagagtgtccacggagtgctgctctttgcggatatctcag gtttcactgcgttgaccgagaaattcgtgcagaggagcggcgtggacagaggcactgatgagctggcgcaaacgctcaatgagtacctgtgcgacattttggagg agttcctgatttttggaggagacatcttgaag cacatcaacaaagtcctcctgtgtgataaa ggctgcacgttcctctgcgtgctgggactccctggaaacaagctgccctgcgagagccttcacgccctgcagagtgctctggagatcttcaactcgtgctccaccatgctcaaggaaataga gacaatgtctgtggcagttaccagagggacgatgttctgcggagtcactggccacccgctgagacacgaatacacag tccttggccagaaggtgaacttggctgcccggatgatggtgcactaccctgggctggtgtcctgtgatgcagtgacctacgccgcctcccggctgcccgcttcctacttcaaggagctgccggagagagagatgaaaggcctcaggcagcctggccctgtctatcaatacgtgggggtcacc